One window of Vespula pensylvanica isolate Volc-1 chromosome 13, ASM1446617v1, whole genome shotgun sequence genomic DNA carries:
- the LOC122633945 gene encoding odorant receptor 13a-like has protein sequence MDFFDHPYYRVSKLLLSMVGQWPDQNPNIRLLSLCFVTLLTTSIIITEVLLLYSSKGALEFTADAIAGIALMTTISVKCHTCYFAGDMIKKLLNKIEDEWKLWKSKEEITIMENYAKEGRFYIIGYIKTYSVFFSRLVYIYTTVILSFLTSFLPKIFDLISPLNESRPLRHVIMNEYFVDSQEYFYPIYFHMTSVIMIGITCFLANDAIFLVFTSHVCGLFTAVGYRLEHLLKENNTEKISSNRQSKECSRSFIRFIKAHKRAVEFADLMESYFSLPSLLITGMNIICLSVSLLRVAVLLGKSVEVFKFTAFTGAQLFHMYCISFVGQRIIDHSSDICFKAYSGLWYDAPMAVRKMLLLVIRRSLRPSYLTAGKIFVFCFESFSTVVQTSMSYFMVLSSIQEA, from the exons ATGGATTTTTTCGATCATCCCTACTATAGGGTTAGCAAACTTTTGTTATCAATGGTGGGTCAGTGGCCTGATCAAAATCCTAATATACGTTTACTTTCGTTGTGTTTTGTTACTCTTCTGACTacctctattattattactgag GTTTTACTCTTGTATTCTTCTAAAGGAGCTTTAGAATTCACTGCTGATGCTATTGCAGGAATAGCACTTATGACAACTATTTCTGTCAAGTGTCACACATGTTATTTCGCTGGTGATATG ataAAAAAGCTTTTAAATAAGATTGAAGACGAGTGGAAATTATGGAAATCCAAAGAAGAGATCACTATAATGGAAAATTATGCTAAAGAAggaagattttatataataggaTACATAA aaacatactcagtttttttctctcgtctagTATACATTTACACAACTGTGATTCTAAGTTTTTTGACATCATTTTTACCAAAGATCTTTGATTTAATTTCTCCATTGAACGAATCTCGTCCATTGAGACACGTaattatgaatgaatattttgttGATTCACAAGAATACTTTTATCCGATTTATTTCCATATGACTTCGGTTATTATGATTGGTATAACATGTTTTCTCGCAAACGATGCTATTTTTCTGGTTTTTACTTCGCACGTTTGTGGTTTGTTTACGGCTGTTGG atatcgGTTAGAACATTTGTTGAAGGAAAACAATACtgagaaaatttcttcgaatcgTCAATCTAAAGAATGCTCTCGAAGTTTCATACGTTTTATTAAGGCGCATAAAAGAGCTGTAGA atTCGCTGATCTAATggaatcatatttttcattgccATCGTTACTAATAACAGgaatgaatataatttgtttaagtGTCTCTCTTCTGCGT GTTGCAGTATTACTAGGAAAATCAGTAGAAGTATTCAAATTCACTGCATTTACTGGAGCTCAACTTTTCCATATGTATTGCATTAGTTTTGTCGGACAAAGAATAATAGATCATAGTAGTGACATTTGTTTCAAAGC ATATAGTGGATTATGGTACGATGCACCAATGGCAGTACGTAAAATGTTACTGTTAGTTATTCGAAGGAGCCTCAGACCTTCTTATTTAACAGCAgggaaaatatttgtattttgtttcgaaagtttctctacg gTCGTGCAGACGTCCATGTCATATTTTATGGTCCTTTCGTCGATACAAGAAGCGTGA